One genomic window of Branchiostoma floridae strain S238N-H82 chromosome 4, Bfl_VNyyK, whole genome shotgun sequence includes the following:
- the LOC118415002 gene encoding inactive rhomboid protein 1-like, with amino-acid sequence MFEEQADGKLQDPRGHPYLRAQMDALPTYSPIVILIICIAQMAVFGTFCALGGTADIALEHTVVTANNIHTFLGRESIQRVTTPNLWIGPTMRYWISQGATFAPCMRDDYVTNLYLAQQQFDLSVPLGCCELPTRDLAGTTTQTECDTLTGGTGSWRATPCGSRLAGESATAAHIMRPCCYGMVGKCKLTTLQHCTFLNGVFSTSGEEHCSKVNCLAQTCGPGDLSSDSAQPYQPRPSALTSQWWRWLLSPWLHAGLIHLLLVVAVQCIVGVRIERMVGGVRLAIIYLICGAGGNLTGAVFSPYTPQMGGAAAACGLLGCACVELLQAWRLVPRALCKLLTLLTVLTVLFMAGTLPLVDNWAQLGGFAFGLLSALVFLPYIVLGRWDARRKRCLVVFGFVMLVLMYAVLLMMFYYVQGDFCPACKHFNCIPYTTDACHQPEDNYP; translated from the exons ATGTTTGAAGAGCAGGCAGATGGCAAGTTGCAGGACCCACGGGGCCACCCTTACTTACGGGCACAGATGGACGCCCTCCCCACCTACAGCCCTATCGTCATTCTCATCATCTGTATCGCACAGATGGCTGTCTTCGGTACTTTCTGTGCCTTAG GAGGAACTGCTGACATCGCCCTGGAACACACCGTAGTGACAGCCAACAACATCCACACCTTCCTGGGGAGAGAGAGCATCCAGCGGGTTACGACACCCAACCTTTGGATAGGGCCGACCATGAGATACTGGATAA GTCAGGGTGCGACGTTCGCGCCGTGCATGCGCGATGATTACGTCACCAACCTGTACCTGGCGCAGCAGCAGTTTGATCTGTCGGTCCCGCTGGGCTGCTGTGAACTGCCGACACGTGACCTAGCCGGGACCACCACACAGACGGAGTGCGACACTCTCACAGGAG GCACAGGAAGCTGGCGCGCCACCCCGTGCGGCTCCCGGCTGGCTGGAGAGAGCGCCACGGCCGCGCACATCATGAGACCCTGCTGCTATGGTATGGTGGGGAAATGTAAGCTGACAACCTTGCAGCACTGCACGTTTTTGAACGGCGTGTTCAGTACGTCAGGAGAGGAGCACTGTAGCAAG GTAAACTGTCTGGCTCAGACCTGCGGTCCCGGTGACTTATCGTCGGACTCAGCACAGCCGTACCAACCCCGCCCATCTGCTCTGACCAGTCAGTGGTGGCGCTGGCTGCTGTCGCCATGGTTACACGCCGGGCTGATCCACCTGCTTCTGGTGGTGGCTGTGCAGTGCATTGTGGGAGTGCGTATTGAACGCATGGTGGGCGGAGTGCGGCTGGCTATCATCTACCTCATCTGTGGAGCCGGCGGGAATTTG ACAGGTGCCGTGTTCTCCCCCTACACCCCCCAGATGGGTGGGGCTGCTGCGGCCTGCGGGCTCCTGGGGTGCGCATGCGTGGAACTCCTGCAGGCCTGGAGACTCGTTCCCAGGGCGCTCTGCAAGCTGCTCACCCTGCTAACAGTTTTAACTGTCCTCTTCATGGCGGGAACTCTCCCTCTGGTGGACAACTGGGCTCAGCTCGGAGGGTTTGCTTTCGGACTACTGTCAGCACTGGTCTTTCTCCCCTACATCGTCCTGGGGAGGTGGGACGCGCGCAGGAAGAGGTGTCTGGTGGTGTTTGGTTTTGTCATGCTCGTCCTGATGTATGCAGTGCTGCTTATGATGTTTTATTACGTCCAAGGAGACTTCTGTCCCGCTTGTAAACACTTCAACTGCATACCTTACACCACTGATGCTTGCCACCAGCCGGAGGACAACTATCCATGA